From Nocardioides sp. HDW12B, the proteins below share one genomic window:
- a CDS encoding ATP-binding cassette domain-containing protein — protein sequence MGHVDVAGIRYELPDGRVLLDDVSFRVGEGAKVALVGANGAGKTTLLRIVTGELVPHEGAVTRSGGLGVMSQMVGRGSTTVRELLLSVSPERVRQAAAAVERWELALMDTDDERTQMSYAGALAEWGDAGGYDLEVAWDVCCTAALGAPYERVKYRDLATLSGGEQKRLVLEFLLAGPDEVLLLDEPDNFLDVPGKRWLEQRIRESVKTILFISHDRELLNNTATRVVTVELGAAGNSVWTHPGGFASYHAARRDRFARFEELRRRWDEEHAKLKALVLRYKIKAEYNDGLASQYRAAQTRLRKFVEKGPPTGQPREQQVSMRLTGGRTGKRAVVCEDLHLWLPASSSERSERVEMMKPFDLEVWYGERVAVLGSNGSGKSHFLRLLAAGGSDPDVEHRPVGVSTGSTEVAIEPVHHRGRARLGARVRPGWFVQTHAHPELVGRTLLEILHRGDDHRAGMPREQASRVLDRYELAHAAEQRFESLSGGQQARFQILMLELSGATLLLLDEPTDNLDVESAEALEEGLDAFAGTVLAVTHDRWFARGFDRFVVFGSDGSVYESDEPVWDERRVERVR from the coding sequence ATGGGCCATGTCGACGTCGCCGGGATCCGGTACGAGCTGCCGGACGGGCGGGTGCTCCTCGACGACGTGTCCTTCCGCGTCGGCGAGGGAGCCAAGGTCGCGCTGGTCGGTGCCAACGGTGCCGGCAAGACGACCCTGCTGCGCATCGTCACCGGCGAGCTGGTCCCGCACGAGGGTGCGGTCACGCGCTCGGGCGGCCTGGGCGTGATGAGCCAGATGGTCGGGCGGGGCAGCACCACCGTGCGCGAGCTGCTGCTGTCGGTCTCGCCGGAACGGGTGCGGCAGGCGGCCGCCGCGGTCGAGCGCTGGGAGCTCGCGCTCATGGACACCGACGACGAGCGCACCCAGATGAGCTACGCCGGCGCCCTCGCCGAGTGGGGCGACGCGGGCGGCTACGACCTCGAGGTGGCGTGGGACGTCTGCTGCACGGCCGCCCTCGGGGCGCCGTACGAGCGGGTGAAGTACCGCGACCTCGCCACGCTGTCGGGCGGCGAGCAGAAGCGCCTGGTGCTGGAGTTCCTGCTGGCCGGACCGGACGAGGTGCTGCTGCTCGACGAGCCGGACAACTTCCTCGACGTGCCCGGCAAGCGGTGGCTCGAGCAGCGGATCCGTGAGTCGGTCAAGACCATCCTGTTCATCAGCCACGACCGCGAGCTGCTGAACAACACCGCCACCCGGGTGGTCACGGTGGAGCTCGGGGCGGCCGGCAACAGCGTGTGGACCCATCCCGGCGGCTTCGCGTCGTACCACGCGGCGCGGCGCGACCGCTTCGCGCGCTTCGAGGAGCTGCGCCGGCGCTGGGACGAGGAGCACGCCAAGCTCAAGGCGCTGGTGCTGCGCTACAAGATCAAGGCCGAGTACAACGACGGGCTCGCCTCGCAGTACCGCGCGGCCCAGACCCGGCTGCGCAAGTTCGTCGAGAAGGGCCCGCCGACCGGACAGCCCCGCGAGCAGCAGGTCAGCATGCGGCTCACGGGCGGTCGGACCGGGAAGCGTGCCGTCGTCTGCGAGGACCTTCATCTGTGGCTCCCTGCATCGAGCAGCGAGCGCAGCGAGCGTGTCGAGATGATGAAGCCCTTCGACCTCGAGGTCTGGTACGGCGAGCGCGTGGCCGTGCTGGGCTCGAACGGCTCGGGCAAGTCGCACTTCCTCCGCCTGCTGGCGGCCGGGGGCTCGGACCCCGACGTCGAGCACCGGCCCGTGGGGGTCTCGACCGGCTCGACCGAGGTGGCCATCGAGCCGGTGCACCACCGGGGCCGGGCCCGCCTCGGGGCGCGCGTGCGACCGGGCTGGTTCGTGCAGACCCACGCCCACCCCGAGCTCGTCGGGCGGACGCTGCTGGAGATCCTGCACCGCGGCGACGACCACCGGGCCGGGATGCCACGGGAGCAGGCCTCGCGGGTGCTCGACCGCTACGAGCTGGCGCACGCCGCCGAGCAGCGCTTCGAGTCCTTGTCAGGCGGACAACAAGCCCGTTTCCAGATCCTCATGCTCGAGCTGTCCGGCGCGACCCTGCTGCTGCTCGACGAGCCGACCGACAACCTCGACGTCGAGTCGGCCGAGGCGCTCGAGGAGGGCCTCGACGCGTTCGCCGGCACGGTGCTGGCGGTCACCCACGACCGCTGGTTCGCCCGTGGCTTCGACCGGTTCGTCGTCTTCGGCAGCGACGGCTCGGTCTACGAGTCCGACGAGCCGGTCTGGGACGAGCGCCGCGTCGAGCGCGTGCGCTGA
- a CDS encoding NYN domain-containing protein: protein MTSTEPGSRPTYVLVDGENIDATLGASILGRRPQPAERPRWERLLQFVAEGSRGDTHGLFFLAVTSELPMSFVQALMAMDYRPVPLRGDGEEKVVDIAIQRTLEELQRREADVVLVSNDGDFADHVSRLLGGDRRVSLIGFDEFRNHQFTALAARGLRLFDLEHDVRAFTSRLPRVRVIPIAEFDPVEFL, encoded by the coding sequence GTGACGTCCACCGAGCCCGGGTCCCGCCCGACGTACGTCCTCGTCGACGGCGAGAACATCGACGCGACGCTGGGCGCCTCGATCCTGGGACGCCGTCCCCAGCCGGCCGAGCGGCCGCGCTGGGAGCGGCTGCTCCAGTTCGTCGCCGAGGGCTCGCGCGGCGACACCCACGGCCTGTTCTTCCTGGCCGTCACCTCCGAGCTGCCGATGTCGTTCGTCCAGGCCCTCATGGCCATGGACTACCGGCCCGTCCCGCTGCGGGGCGACGGCGAGGAGAAGGTCGTCGACATCGCCATCCAGCGCACGCTGGAGGAGCTCCAGCGGCGCGAGGCCGACGTCGTCCTCGTCAGCAACGACGGCGACTTCGCCGACCACGTCTCCCGCCTGCTCGGCGGCGACCGGCGGGTCTCGCTCATCGGCTTCGACGAGTTCCGCAACCACCAGTTCACGGCGCTGGCCGCCCGGGGCCTGCGGCTGTTCGACCTCGAGCACGACGTGCGGGCCTTCACCAGCCGCCTCCCCCGTGTGCGGGTCATCCCGATCGCCGAGTTCGACCCCGTCGAGTTCCTCTGA